CCCTTTTGGTAAGGTAATCGCTTAAGAATAACTTCTGTTTTTATGTGCTTATTACCAGAAATAGTAATATCGTTAATAGTAAGACCATCTCGAACTACTCTATTCAAATCTTGTTTTTCAGATTCCTCTTTTTCTTGATCTTGAGCATTTACAGCACTTTGCAAGAATATCCCTGAAACAGCGATAAGCATGCATGTGTGAAAAAAAAATTTCAGATTTTTAAGTGGCATCATTCTCTCCTGTTGCAACCCTTTACTCTCAACGCGGCACAGGGTGCTGCCTTTTGACAGTCTGTATAGGAAACTATGATACCCAGAGGTGAAAAAAAAGCAAAGCCATGTTTAATCAACCACATGCTTATAAATAGAATCAAATTCTTCTTTTTTTGTTTTTAGAGCAGGCTTCCAACTATTCAAATGAACTTTTATCATCTCAATTAAGTTGCGTGGAATTTTTTGTTCAGCACGAATAATTGTTTGTTCGTGATCTGCAAGGCTGGCCTTAACAAATTTATTATTCAAACGAATATTAATATCAATATCATGCATTTGCTTAAACGGCTCAAGAAGCTTTAAAAACATTGGAGTAAGAATCATGATAGGCAAAGGCAATAACCCAACTTGATGCTGAGACCCAGAAGAATAATCTGGCCATGAAATAAACCAAAACTCTTTGTGCGTAGGATCAGCAGATGTTCGCTCAACCGATTTTTTTCCAAAAAACATTTTCTGCCACCATGAAGATGATGCTGGTGCGGAAATATGATTTGTTGTTGTTAATTTTTTATCCATCTCCTGAGTAATTATTCCTGGACGCTTGCTCCACTGACGACCAATCATAATTCGAGCCTGAATAATTTGAGGAAACTCCATCTGTCCATCTTTGGAAGAAGAAAACCTCTCATGAGAAAGTCGCTGATCACTGAAATAACGTCGAGTAGAAACCCAGTCAAACCGCTGAATAAAATCTTCACCTGAATAAAAATTAAAAATCTTTTTAAAGATAGGAAAGGAACAAAAACCTTGAGTTTCTGGTTGAATAGGAGCTCCAAACAAAATAAGCTCATCAATGACCAAATTTTTTGATTCTGGAACATAATCCAAAACTTTTTGACCAGTTTTGGGTGGCATATTTGCCCTACTTGGTAACCCTTTTATAATTTCAAGCATGGCACGAATTGAACGATCGGTATCTTCGTCTTCAGAAAATTTTTGTTCATGATTAAATGATTTAAGACTGAGCACCGTACTTATTGCTGCAAGATTAAGGCTCAAATTTCCACCATGACTGTGCGTAACAAGTCGTATTTTTGGATTTTTACCTTGCTCTTTAAGTCTCAAAAGCTCTTTTACTAATGCATTATACAAACGAATAGCTTCGTAGCGCCTACTGTTCTGACTCATCAGACCAGTCCAGCCAAAGGTATAAAAAAACTGTTCACCACGTTCGGGAGAAAGGTGTTCATCAATAACATCATAAGCTTTAATAAGTGGATATGCGGAATATTTTTTACCTTTAGTTGCTTGCAGATTAAATGATGGAGATATACGCGTAAGGCCACGACCAAGAACAGGTTGCTCACTAAAAAATAGATCATCCTCTCGCAGTCTACGACTCACTTCTCGATAAGAAGAACCTCGAACATTGTCATCAAGTACACGTGGAATACTTAAAAGCCCAAGCGTTGAGCCAAATGAACCATGTATAAAAACGGTCATCCATGCCTGATCACTCTGAATAACAACATCATTTTTTTGGTCTGAAATACTTTGAGTAGAAGAAAAATAGTGTTTTCGAACAATACTCGTTATGCGATACCCCAAAAGACTGAGGGCTGCTATCAAAAGCACATAGCGAATAAGCACCTGAAATTGAATCATGCCCGGTCTCCTTCTTTTTGTACAACAAACAACTCTTTGGATCTTAGCACTATTCATCGCCAAGTAAAATAATGCACTGATTAACAAAATAATTAATAAGCAAGTCAAGAGTCTTAATCTTTTATTCAACCAAATGATCAACCCATCGGACTCTTTTTTGCAAATTGTTATTTTCTTGTATTCGGCTGGAAGCATTTTTTATAGTGAGGGATAGGAGACTAATCGGCAGCCTCCTGGATGCTCGATTCGAAGAAGGGTGGGTTATATCATGAAAAAAATATTTTACTTAATCGTATGTGTTGTTTTAACGATAGGAAATACGTTAAATATTTCAAGTCTTTGGGCAAAGCGAACTGGAAAAAAACATAAAAAAATGAATACCCAACCTGTCTTGGGTGCCGCTTCACTTCTTGGTTCAACAACCTCTTTTGATAATGGGGTAATGACCGATCTTTTGCAAGCTGCTCAAGTTAAAGCACGAGAATTGGAAGAAGAGGTTAGCGAGCGAACCAAACTCTTACATGAAAAAGCCGAAGAGCGCTACCAGAAAATGCAGGAAGAGGTTGCTCAGCGAACAAAAGAAATTCAAGAACTTGCAAAAAAACAATCTGAAGAGCTTACCAAAAAATTCAAGGAACAGGCTCAACAAGTGCAAGTTGAAGTTCAACAAACATCAACAGCATTGCGACATCAAGCTGCACAACAAGTGGTCTCTTTACTGAACCAAGCAGAAGAAGAAGCAATCAAACGAAAACGCCAAGAAGAAGAAGATGCCATTAGACGCAAACGCGAAGCTGAAGAAGAAGAACTCAGGCGCCGCAGGGAAGAACGGGCGCAAGCGCTTACCGATAAACTTGAGCAGTCCTTTGAGAAACCGCTGCTTGCGAGTTCAAGCTTCTTTCAAACAACTCCGCTATCACCACTCGGGGAGTCTCTGACGCGCGTTGAAAAAACATGGAAAGATAAAACATCTCATGAATTTCATAATAATATGTCGCTCATGAAAAAAATCATCTTAGAAGGCGAATCTGAAACCGAAGCGCAAGATTTTATGAAACGCTTTGCGCGTCAAAGTCGTTGGTTTGATGCAACTATTAGCAATACAACCTATGTCTGCGATGAGCACTACAAAGAAATCGTAAAACGAGCAACGCGTCTGCGTAATGTTGTACAAGCACAAAAATCAGCTGATCAATTTCTGGAAGATCTTGCAAAAGAAAAAAATCTCACCATGGAAGAAACAAAAAAAGTTCGACTTGCTGTGCTTTACGAACTTAATGCTCAACTAAGTCGGGCTGCGGCAAATAACCGTAGCACAAACCCGAGCGACACAGAATTAAAAAAAATTGTTCATCAAGCCATGGATGAAACGATTGGTAATCCTGAAGATCGTCCACCTCAACTTATTGCTCTTAAACGCACTCCTCAACCGCAATCTACTGATACTTCCGGAACAATCCCTTTAGCAATCTCATCAAACATACAAAGTGACCTTGAAGTACTTACTCAAGAAATTAAAGATTTAAAAAATACACTGACGCGTGAAATAAAAAAACGTAAGCAAACGAAGAAAAAATTAAAAGATAAAGATTCAAAAATTATTGAGCTTGAACAACGGCTTATGCAGGCTCAAGCAAGCATTACTAAATACAAAGATACAATACCTAGTCCAGAGCATAAACTCGCTTTAGAAGTTCAACATACTGCACAAAGCCAAGCGGCATCTCAAGAGCAAAAAGAAACTATTAACACATTACAAAAAGAGCTTGATCAAGCAAAACAAGATATTGAGCAACTCACCGGAAAAGCATCCGGCGATTTATCTGAACTGAGGCGGGAAATGGAATCTCTCTCTGGATCCGAAACAGAATTACGCAAAAAATTTGCTCAATCATTGGAACAAGAAAAACAGAATAACTTAGAACTTGAACGCAAGGCACGAGAAGCTCTTGAAGAAAATGCGGTCGTTCAAAAAAAACTGACACGTGCGCAAGAAGAAAAAATAGCCGCGGTCAGTGAGATAAAGCAAGAAGTGAAGGGTAAACTTGAAGATGTGAATAAACAACTTTTAAACACACAAGTTGATGCTCTTCAGGCAACTGAAAAAGCATCTAAGCTTGAGGGTAAAGTAAAAGAAACTGAAGGCAAAGTTCTGCAATTAACTCAAGAGAAGTTACAACTTATTCAAGCAAAAGAACAAGAAGTTAAACAGACCGAAGATAAGCTTATCCAGCGCTTCAAGAGTAAACTTGAAGATACTCAAGTTCAAAATCTTAATCTGCAAGTCGAACAGCGAAAAACAGAACAAACAGTCGCTCATCTGAAAGATAAAGTTCAAGAAGCTGAACAAACAGCTGCACATTTCAAAGACAAAGTTCAGCAAGTTGAACAAGAAAAAAATAAGACACTAACCCTTACTCAAAAACAACTGCAGGATCAATTTAAGAAAACATTAGATGAAAAAGAAAGTGCTCATCTATCAGCCCAGAAAAAATTGCAATCACAGATTCAACAAACGCAACAAGAATTAAAAACTCAACAAGAAAATGCCCGCCAAGAACAAGCGGCCGCAATTGAACAGACAAAAACCGAAGTAATTTCGGAGTTCAGGCCAAAGCTTGAAGAAAAAGAAAAAACTAATCTTGAGCTTGAAATTGCTGCACGTAAAGCACGTGAAGAAACAAGGAGCTTGAAAACAAAATTAACCTCTTCTCTTGAAGAAAAAGAACAAGCAATTGCTCAAACAGAGTCAAAAATGAAGGAACAATTTAAACCTAAACTTGAACAGGCGCGTCAAGAACAACTGCAAGCAGAACTTGAGTCTTTTTCGGTTAAAGAAAAAAACCGTAATCTTAAAGGACGTGTTGAGCAACTCGAAAATAAATACCAAGAAGCTATTGTTGAACAAGCAACGATAAAAAATACCGCAAAGTCCCTGATTGAAAATGCCAACAAAGAAAACCTTGAAGCTTCTCTTGAAACAAGCCGTCTGCAAGAAAAAATAAACGCTACAACTCAAAATTCTCGAAATGAAAACATAAAATTCATACATGAAAAAGTCATTCCTACATTAGAGATGCTCGATCAAGACCTTGAAGGTATGTAAAATAACCCTAAAATTTTGTCCGTTTAAATATTTCAAATGAAAAAAACAATAAAAGTGATCGTAGAAAAAAGCTGCTGGCTTAAGCAAAAACCCATTTTTTTTACAACTCAAGAAAACTGTTTACACTAGGAGAGGGGAATGGCCTTCTCAATGGATAGCGCTGCTTTCATTTTTTTTGGCGATTCTTTCCTAAAAATGGAAAAAAGGTGAGGAGGAATATATATGAAATGCCCAAAGTGCAGTGGCTTAATGGTCATGCAATCTTTTTTTGACCATTTCATTAACTTTGAGGGATGGAAGTGTCTTAACTGTGGAAAAATTATTGAAAAACGAGAAAGGACTATTAGTGATGATGCATTTAGCCTTTTTTATAAACGACAAAAACTAAAGAAAGATTACGATTAACCGCTCATGAAAAAAATTTATTTGGGAATCCAAGCAACCTACAATACGACTGACATTGCGCTTTTTGAAGATGAGAACTGTCTTGAACAATTTTTTCGAGCCGATCTCAAAGCATCTTCTCATCTCATTCCCTATCTGGATTCTCTGCTACGCAACAATGGCAAGACTCTTTCAGATCTTGCGTTTATTGCACTTGATAAAGGCCCAGGAGCTTTTACAACATTACGTGTTACCATTGCCACGTTAAATGGGATCGCATTTGCTCATAAAATACCACTTATCGGTATTGACGGACTCGAGGCGCTTACTTATGAACAACTTTATACGTTAACAGCGCCTCAAAAAAATTTTCCGATTACGATTGCTTCTCTCTTAAATGCGTATAGCAATGACGTTTATTTTATGATTTCTGAGATTAATAACGGATTTGCCACTCAAATTGATTATGGCTGTAAAAATATCGATATCGTCCTCGAGTCACTTGCATCACGAGCTTCTGAACAAAAAATATTCTTTACGGGAAATGGAGCATTATTACATCAAGAACGTATCTCAACAAAATTCACACGCTGTGAAATTACTCCTACATCGACAGCAAATGCAAAAACCATTGCTCACTTAGGGCTTAGCAATTTTATAGAGCACAAAAACTGCGTTGATAAAATACTTCCTAACTATGTTAAAACACAGCTTTTTAATATAAAAAAGTGAGTCAACGAGACAAGCTGCTGACAAATGAACCAAGCCCTATAGCAACGGCATCAACTGCGCGTAAGACCGTTGGCGTCAAAACTGTGCACGAAAAACCATGTTGATCAAGTGCTGCAATTTCTTGAGGTACAAGCCCACCTTCTGGGCCCCAAAATAAAGTGATTATTGACGGTTGCTTGACGCTATGCTCATTAAGCTGATCAAGCAAAGGCTCTCCATGAACATCAAAATAAATTGAGCTTTGGTCTTGGGTTGTACAAAATGGAGATGTAATAAATTGATCAAAAGGAAGAGGATTTTCTATTTTAGGTAAAACAAATTGCTTTGATTGCTCAGCGGCAGCTATCATAACTTTTATGAGCCGCTCTTCTTCTTTCTGACCAGCCCAAGAACGTTGAACTTTGCTTGTAATCACCGGAACAAGATGAGTTGCTCCCATTGCTGCTGCATAGTATGCAACTTCTTGAAGGGCATCTTTTTTTAAAAGACCAATACACAGATTTATTCGTGGCTTGAGCTGTTTGTGCATTGTTTGCTCAAGCAACGTCGCAGTGATTATTTTTTTATTTTGGAAAGTTGGCGATTCTAGCTGAATCAGCTGTGATTGAACATCATCAAATATAATAACATTCTCTCCTGCACGTAAGCGCAAAACACGAGTAACGCGCATGCACAAATCTTCATCGAGGATTTTAATAATCTGCCCAACTGCACTACTGGGCAGGAGTTGATTACTGTAAAGGGCAAAGCAGTGAGAAGAACTATTCATATTACTGAGCAGGATTTACATTTTTAGGAGTATGACATTTATAAAGAATGCACAGTGCACCCAATACTACGGCACTCAGTACCACAGTACCAAGAATGCAAGTCTTATGCTCATTGGCCTTAATTTTTAAATACTCGTAAGCAAGCTGAACTTTTGCTTCAAGGGGAATATCCATCTGAGGATTCTCTTGTTCAAATGCTTGTATTTCTGCAAAAAGATCATCCGGATTCATATCACCTAAATCAAAATCGGAGTCAGGAAACTGATCAGGAGCTTCAAGAAAGCGGTCATCAACGAGGTCTTGAAAGTATTCTTGATCACTTGAAGCTTGAGAAGCTGATAATTCAAGGTGTTCAATGTGAACTTCTTGGGCTGTACACAACGGCTGTAATGAAAGTCCTGCTAGTGATCCAAGTAAAACTATTGCTCGAATATTCATAGTCATTCCTTCTAGGATATGCTGTTTCTCATGTAAAAGCTTTACCCCGCCAGAAGCGTTCAAGTAAAGTTAACGCATTGTAACCCAAGATGATTATTTTGTAAAAAAGGGGGCCTTATGCCGCATAATTACGCAGACAAACCTCTGGCACTTATTATTCTTGATGGCTTTGGCTTAAGCCCCCACCAGCCTGGGAATGCCGTAACTACGGCTTGCATGCCAACCTGGGAGAAGCTTTGGAAAAATTACCCACATGCCTCATTACAAGCATCAGGTGAGGCTGTTGGCCTTTTGCCCGGTTTTATAGGAAATTCCGAGGTTGGACATCTTACCCTTGGTGCCGGCAGGGTTATTCCTTCAGTATTCAAAGAATTTCACCAGGCCCTCGTTGATGGATCACTCTACTTCCATCCGGTCTTAAATAAGAGATTTTCAACACTCGCTCAAGAAAGTGGACGACTTCACATTATGGGACTTGTTTCTGATGGTGGGGTTCATAGCCATGAAGCTCATCTGCATGCGTTGATAAAACGAGCTGCTGAATTGGGGATACAAGAAATTTTCGTTCATGCTTTTCTTGATGGAAGAGATGTTGCTCCAAAGTCTGCATCCATCTTTTTAGACCGCTTAGATCGCCTTTTTATTGAAGTCGGTAAAGGAAAACTGGCAAGTATTCAGGGGCGTTTTTTTGCCATGGACCGTGATAACAACTGGGAAAGAACTGAGCAATGCTACCGCATGCTAACTCAAGGTAGTCCAGCAACTCTAAAATCGTGGCATCAACTACTTGAATCCTTTTACGCAGAAAATATTACTGACGAATTTATTCCACCAACACTTCTGATAGAACAAGGAAAAATACAGCCCCATGATGGAGTACTTTTTTTTAACTTTAGACCCGATCGTGCACGACAACTAACACGAGCCTTTCTTGATCCAAGCTTTAAAGAGTTTAAGCGAACAATTACAAGAAATAATCTTGCTTGGTTTATCACCACAACGCGTTATTCCTATGAATTTTGCTATTGGAATAATGACATTTTGTTTCAAGATTCCTCAATACAATCAACGCTACTTGATGAAATGCATAGTCAGACAAATGGACAGCTCAAAACTTTTGTGATTGCCGAAACCGAAAAATATGCCCATGTTACGTACTTTTTTCGAGGCATGCGTGAAATTTTTAAACCGGAAGAAATCTATATCTTAGTACCTTCGATTAAATCAAAAAATTATAGTAAATATCCGGAGATGTCGGCAGAAAAAATCACTCAACACGTCGTTAAGTCTTTAAAAAAAGATGCAGCCGATTTCTATTTAATTAATTATGCAAATGCCGATATGGTTGGACATTCTGGGGATTTTAAAGCAACCGTTCAAGCGTGTGAATGCCTTGATCAACAACTTTCAATACTGTACGAAGAAATTGTTATTAAACGAGATGGAACACTATTTATTACTGCTGATCATGGAAACGCTGAACATAAAATTGATACTCAAACAGGGCAACCACTCACCGCTCATACAACTAATCCAGTTCCCTTAATTATGGTCAACCAGTCTTGGACTGGTCGATTAATAGATCAAACGCAAAAACTCGGATTAAGTAATATTGCTCCAACAATTTTAGAGCATTATGGCTTACAAATTCCAAAAGA
The Candidatus Dependentiae bacterium genome window above contains:
- the tsaB gene encoding tRNA (adenosine(37)-N6)-threonylcarbamoyltransferase complex dimerization subunit type 1 TsaB, with protein sequence MKKIYLGIQATYNTTDIALFEDENCLEQFFRADLKASSHLIPYLDSLLRNNGKTLSDLAFIALDKGPGAFTTLRVTIATLNGIAFAHKIPLIGIDGLEALTYEQLYTLTAPQKNFPITIASLLNAYSNDVYFMISEINNGFATQIDYGCKNIDIVLESLASRASEQKIFFTGNGALLHQERISTKFTRCEITPTSTANAKTIAHLGLSNFIEHKNCVDKILPNYVKTQLFNIKK
- a CDS encoding RsmE family RNA methyltransferase; amino-acid sequence: MRVTRVLRLRAGENVIIFDDVQSQLIQLESPTFQNKKIITATLLEQTMHKQLKPRINLCIGLLKKDALQEVAYYAAAMGATHLVPVITSKVQRSWAGQKEEERLIKVMIAAAEQSKQFVLPKIENPLPFDQFITSPFCTTQDQSSIYFDVHGEPLLDQLNEHSVKQPSIITLFWGPEGGLVPQEIAALDQHGFSCTVLTPTVLRAVDAVAIGLGSFVSSLSR
- a CDS encoding 2,3-bisphosphoglycerate-independent phosphoglycerate mutase, whose protein sequence is MPHNYADKPLALIILDGFGLSPHQPGNAVTTACMPTWEKLWKNYPHASLQASGEAVGLLPGFIGNSEVGHLTLGAGRVIPSVFKEFHQALVDGSLYFHPVLNKRFSTLAQESGRLHIMGLVSDGGVHSHEAHLHALIKRAAELGIQEIFVHAFLDGRDVAPKSASIFLDRLDRLFIEVGKGKLASIQGRFFAMDRDNNWERTEQCYRMLTQGSPATLKSWHQLLESFYAENITDEFIPPTLLIEQGKIQPHDGVLFFNFRPDRARQLTRAFLDPSFKEFKRTITRNNLAWFITTTRYSYEFCYWNNDILFQDSSIQSTLLDEMHSQTNGQLKTFVIAETEKYAHVTYFFRGMREIFKPEEIYILVPSIKSKNYSKYPEMSAEKITQHVVKSLKKDAADFYLINYANADMVGHSGDFKATVQACECLDQQLSILYEEIVIKRDGTLFITADHGNAEHKIDTQTGQPLTAHTTNPVPLIMVNQSWTGRLIDQTQKLGLSNIAPTILEHYGLQIPKEMSHPIILE